Proteins encoded in a region of the Streptomyces violaceoruber genome:
- a CDS encoding alkaline phosphatase D family protein, whose protein sequence is MSQRRPLPGRRGVLRGSLAASAALTLPTALGTAPAFARSGRPGAGWGVQAGDVTSHSGLVWVRSDRPARMIVETSATESFRHAHRRHGPLLGRDTDFTGTTRLRGLPPGEQIHYRVLLADPDDPRRTGEPVTGTFRTVPVRRRDGVRFVWSGDLAGQGWGINPDLGGYRIYDAMGALDPDFFLCSGDNIYADGPIAETAALPDGGTWRNITTEEKSKVAETLAEFRGNFRYNLLDENLRRFNAQVPSIVQWDDHEVRNNWYPGQVIADTDDRYTEKRVDVLAARARRAFAEYFPVSSLRPGAREGRVHRVLHQGPLLDVFVLDMRTYRNANSPGEQAVDPQGILGREQLEWLKRELARSRAVWKVIAADMPFGLVVPDTTEGAPHIEAIAQGDPGAPLGRELQIAELLRFVKHRRITGTVWLTADVHHTSAQHYQPSRAAFGDFEPFWEFVSGPLNAGAFPASELDGTFGPERVFVKAPTASNVSPAGGYQFFGEVDIDGGSAEMTVRLREQDGTVLFTKVLRPGRVGQ, encoded by the coding sequence ATGTCACAACGTCGTCCGCTGCCCGGCCGCCGCGGCGTGCTGCGCGGTTCGCTCGCCGCGTCGGCCGCCCTGACCCTGCCCACCGCCCTCGGGACGGCGCCGGCGTTCGCCCGTTCCGGGCGGCCGGGGGCGGGCTGGGGCGTGCAGGCCGGAGACGTGACCTCCCACTCCGGCCTGGTGTGGGTGCGGTCGGACCGGCCGGCCCGGATGATCGTCGAGACGTCCGCGACCGAGTCGTTCCGCCATGCCCACCGCCGGCACGGCCCGCTGCTCGGGCGCGACACCGACTTCACCGGCACCACCCGGCTGCGCGGCCTGCCGCCGGGCGAGCAGATCCACTACCGTGTGCTCCTCGCCGACCCGGACGACCCGCGCCGCACCGGCGAGCCGGTCACCGGGACCTTCCGCACCGTGCCGGTCCGCCGGCGCGACGGCGTGCGCTTCGTGTGGTCCGGCGACCTCGCGGGCCAGGGCTGGGGCATCAACCCCGACCTCGGCGGCTACCGCATCTACGACGCCATGGGCGCCCTGGACCCGGACTTCTTCCTGTGCAGCGGCGACAACATCTACGCGGACGGCCCCATCGCGGAGACGGCCGCCCTGCCCGACGGCGGCACCTGGCGGAACATCACGACCGAGGAGAAGTCCAAGGTCGCCGAGACCCTCGCCGAGTTCCGCGGCAACTTCCGCTACAACCTGCTCGACGAGAACCTGCGGCGCTTCAACGCGCAGGTCCCGTCGATCGTCCAGTGGGACGACCACGAGGTGCGCAACAACTGGTACCCGGGCCAGGTGATCGCGGACACGGACGACCGGTACACCGAGAAGCGCGTCGACGTCCTGGCGGCCCGCGCCCGGCGCGCGTTCGCCGAGTACTTCCCGGTCTCCTCCCTGCGCCCCGGCGCGCGCGAGGGACGGGTGCACCGGGTCCTGCACCAGGGCCCCCTGCTCGACGTGTTCGTCCTGGACATGCGGACGTACCGCAACGCCAACTCCCCCGGCGAACAGGCCGTGGACCCGCAGGGCATCCTGGGCCGCGAGCAGCTGGAGTGGCTCAAGCGGGAGCTGGCGCGGTCGCGAGCCGTGTGGAAGGTCATCGCGGCGGACATGCCGTTCGGTCTCGTCGTGCCGGACACCACCGAGGGCGCGCCCCACATCGAGGCGATCGCGCAGGGCGACCCCGGCGCACCCCTGGGCCGCGAGCTGCAGATCGCCGAACTGCTGCGCTTCGTCAAGCACCGCAGGATCACCGGCACCGTGTGGCTGACGGCCGACGTGCACCACACCTCGGCCCAGCACTACCAGCCGTCGCGGGCCGCGTTCGGTGACTTCGAGCCGTTCTGGGAGTTCGTGTCCGGGCCCCTCAACGCGGGCGCGTTCCCGGCCAGCGAGCTGGACGGCACCTTCGGTCCCGAACGGGTCTTCGTGAAGGCGCCGACCGCCTCGAACGTCTCCCCCGCGGGCGGCTACCAGTTCTTCGGCGAGGTGGACATCGACGGCGGCAGCGCCGAGATGACGGTGCGGCTGCGCGAGCAGGACGGCACGGTGCTGTTCACGAAGGTGCTGCGACCGGGCCGGGTGGGCCAGTAG
- the pdxR gene encoding MocR-like pyridoxine biosynthesis transcription factor PdxR produces the protein MTSSTVPDGPPGSAAGSAAWELLLPAASAPARARGRALQEALRDAVRSGRLAPGTRLPSSRDLAADLKVSRGLVTEAYEQLTAEGYLRSGRGAGTWVGDAVRAARPRARDLAPRSPADRVDFVPGTPDLSLFPRSAWAAAQRGVLTELEHESLGYPDPRGLPRLRTALAELLARRRGVVADPERIMVVSGVAQATSLLASVLHARGTRTAGVEDPGSPQHHALYGAAGLGTVPLPLDDEGLATGPLYASGVRLVVATPAHQFPTGIAYSARRRAELLDWARSVDGLVLEDDYDGDFRYDRAPVGALQGLDPERVAYTGSVSKSLAPGLRLGWLLVPDWLADDVVERKRTTDLGHPALDQALFARFVERGDYDRQLRVCQRAYRERRDTLVGALAEYFPGARVTGIAAGLHAIVTLPERYGPEEVFLARVGGAGVAVRTLAAYGHGGAAGGPGAGDPAGDGPAAGDPAGDGPAAGKEVRLVLGYAHLTPARIRAGLERMARAV, from the coding sequence ATGACGTCGTCGACCGTTCCGGACGGCCCTCCGGGCTCCGCCGCCGGCAGCGCGGCCTGGGAGTTGCTGCTGCCCGCCGCCTCGGCACCGGCACGCGCGCGTGGCCGCGCCTTGCAGGAGGCCCTGCGCGACGCGGTCCGCTCGGGCCGGCTCGCGCCGGGCACCCGCCTCCCGTCCAGCCGGGACCTGGCGGCCGACCTCAAGGTGTCGCGGGGTCTGGTGACGGAGGCATACGAGCAGCTGACGGCCGAGGGCTATCTGCGCAGCGGACGGGGCGCGGGGACGTGGGTGGGGGACGCCGTACGGGCCGCCCGTCCGCGCGCGCGTGATCTCGCCCCGCGCTCCCCCGCCGATCGCGTCGACTTCGTGCCGGGGACACCGGATCTGTCGCTCTTCCCGCGCTCGGCGTGGGCCGCCGCGCAGCGGGGCGTACTGACGGAGCTGGAGCACGAGAGCCTCGGCTACCCCGACCCGCGCGGGCTGCCCCGGCTGCGGACCGCGCTGGCCGAGCTGCTCGCGCGGCGCCGGGGCGTGGTGGCCGACCCGGAACGGATCATGGTGGTCTCCGGCGTGGCACAGGCCACCTCGCTGCTGGCGAGCGTGCTCCACGCGCGCGGGACGCGCACCGCCGGTGTCGAGGACCCCGGCAGCCCTCAGCACCACGCCCTGTACGGCGCGGCGGGCCTCGGCACCGTGCCCCTCCCCCTGGACGACGAGGGCCTCGCCACGGGCCCGCTGTACGCGTCGGGCGTCCGGCTCGTGGTGGCGACACCGGCCCACCAGTTCCCCACCGGGATCGCCTACTCGGCGCGGCGGCGCGCCGAACTGCTCGACTGGGCACGGTCCGTGGACGGCCTGGTCCTGGAGGACGACTACGACGGCGACTTCCGCTACGACCGCGCTCCTGTGGGCGCGCTCCAGGGGCTGGATCCGGAACGCGTCGCCTATACGGGCTCGGTGAGCAAGTCCCTGGCGCCGGGGCTGCGGCTGGGCTGGCTGCTGGTGCCCGACTGGCTGGCGGACGACGTCGTCGAGCGCAAGCGGACCACCGACCTCGGGCATCCGGCCCTCGACCAGGCGCTCTTCGCCCGCTTCGTCGAGCGCGGCGACTACGACCGCCAGCTCCGCGTCTGCCAGCGCGCCTACCGGGAGCGCCGCGACACCCTCGTGGGCGCCCTGGCCGAGTACTTTCCCGGCGCGCGGGTCACCGGCATCGCCGCGGGCCTGCACGCCATCGTCACGCTCCCCGAGCGGTACGGTCCCGAGGAGGTCTTCCTCGCGCGCGTGGGCGGGGCCGGCGTCGCGGTGCGCACCCTGGCGGCGTACGGGCACGGCGGGGCGGCCGGTGGCCCGGGGGCCGGTGATCCGGCAGGCGATGGTCCAGCGGCCGGTGATCCGGCAGGCGATGGTCCGGCGGCGGGCAAGGAGGTGCGGCTGGTGCTGGGGTACGCGCACCTGACGCCTGCACGGATCCGGGCGGGGCTGGAGAGGATGGCCCGGGCGGTGTGA
- a CDS encoding membrane protein, with amino-acid sequence MDAKNRFETRTTFALSRLEWLGFLTVSLVLAFQHLTEIRWAVFVLLFAVIDVVGYLPGAIAFRRSPDGHVPRACYVAYNTMHSLVTAGVLAGAWALFVRPEWALLALPIHLMGDRALFGNSLKPFGVAFEPETTPEFRRFEQRYHTAANSGESTAARTSVEDADAVRT; translated from the coding sequence GTGGACGCCAAGAACCGTTTCGAGACGAGGACCACCTTCGCTCTCTCCAGACTCGAATGGCTGGGCTTTCTCACCGTATCGCTCGTGCTCGCATTCCAGCACCTCACGGAAATCCGCTGGGCCGTCTTCGTGCTGCTGTTCGCGGTGATCGACGTCGTCGGATACCTGCCCGGCGCGATCGCCTTCCGGCGCAGCCCGGACGGACACGTTCCGCGAGCCTGCTACGTGGCCTACAACACCATGCACAGCCTGGTCACAGCTGGTGTCCTGGCCGGGGCGTGGGCGTTGTTCGTCCGGCCGGAATGGGCACTGCTGGCCCTCCCGATCCACCTCATGGGCGACCGGGCCCTCTTCGGGAACTCCCTCAAACCCTTCGGTGTCGCCTTCGAGCCGGAAACCACCCCGGAGTTCCGCAGGTTCGAGCAGCGGTACCACACGGCGGCGAATTCCGGGGAAAGCACCGCCGCGCGGACTTCCGTGGAGGACGCCGATGCCGTCCGTACTTGA
- a CDS encoding bifunctional lysylphosphatidylglycerol flippase/synthetase MprF → MPSVLDTLAAHSDNPSSFLALNSGNAYFHDGGFDGACAYRTSGRYVLQFGGPFTAPEHRARLLDAFAAHAGRRLVAVQLQRADAELYAAHGFTVNQLGASYAVDLSRFTLRGSRFVRLRNKISRARRAGLEVAEVMAGDDCAELDRIDQCWLRDKGRHVKELRFLVGQRNGSLQRHRRLFVGRIDGETAGYINYSPVYGSRSGWLHDLSRRRPDAPPGVMEALNATVMERLTAEGAGWLHFGFTPFTGLDPEHELPGASRMFTRFARLLAERGDVIYPAASQLEYKQKWAPHVVLPEYIAFRGRPRPGAVWQLLRATNAL, encoded by the coding sequence ATGCCGTCCGTACTTGACACACTCGCCGCGCACAGCGACAACCCCAGTTCCTTTCTCGCCCTCAACAGCGGGAACGCGTACTTCCACGACGGCGGGTTCGACGGCGCCTGCGCCTATCGCACCTCGGGCCGCTACGTACTGCAATTCGGCGGCCCGTTCACCGCGCCGGAACACCGGGCACGCCTGCTGGACGCGTTCGCCGCCCACGCCGGCCGCCGTCTGGTCGCCGTGCAACTGCAGCGGGCGGACGCCGAGCTGTACGCGGCGCACGGCTTCACGGTCAACCAGCTCGGCGCGTCGTACGCGGTCGACCTGAGCCGCTTCACGCTGCGCGGCTCACGGTTCGTCCGGCTGCGGAACAAGATCTCGCGCGCCCGCCGGGCGGGCCTGGAGGTCGCCGAGGTCATGGCCGGCGACGACTGCGCCGAACTGGACCGGATCGACCAGTGCTGGCTGCGGGACAAGGGCCGGCACGTCAAGGAGCTGCGCTTCCTCGTCGGCCAGCGCAACGGAAGCCTGCAGCGGCACCGCCGTCTGTTCGTCGGCCGGATCGACGGCGAGACGGCCGGCTACATCAACTACTCGCCGGTCTACGGCAGCCGCTCCGGCTGGCTGCACGATCTCAGCCGGCGCCGCCCCGACGCTCCGCCCGGCGTGATGGAGGCGCTCAACGCCACCGTCATGGAGCGGCTGACCGCCGAAGGAGCGGGCTGGCTGCACTTCGGCTTCACCCCGTTCACCGGGCTCGACCCGGAGCACGAACTACCCGGTGCCAGCCGTATGTTCACCCGGTTCGCCCGTCTCCTGGCCGAGCGCGGCGACGTGATCTACCCCGCGGCCTCCCAGCTCGAGTACAAGCAGAAGTGGGCCCCGCACGTGGTCCTGCCGGAGTACATCGCCTTCCGCGGCAGGCCCCGCCCCGGCGCGGTCTGGCAGTTGCTGCGCGCCACCAACGCCCTCTGA
- a CDS encoding acyl-CoA dehydrogenase family protein: MRFLERERATLAKLLPELDPALREVPLMELERPGSPGIRHFRDSGGPGLLVPEAHQGRGATALDALRVQRAIGSRSPSLAVATTMHHFSMATLVGLGGLGDGLEWMLIEGVASSNRVLASGFAEGRSGAGTLDPSMTATVTADGIRINGVKRPCSLAHSMDVLTASVMIPREDGQGDELAVALVPAESEGLSVSGFWSSAFLAGAESEQVTLTDVLVPPELLLRTATTSGEQLDELQTAGLIWFETLMTGSYLGAASALVERVLLNDRIPEYERVRLFVETEAAMATAECVARRIDAGDLDESALAQALYVRYGVQDAIARVVPRAVELLGGLNFMTSDEVGHLAACANGLSLHPPARSRMTAQFSAYLADRPLAIA, from the coding sequence ATGAGATTCCTAGAGCGTGAACGCGCCACCCTCGCGAAGCTGCTGCCCGAACTGGACCCCGCGCTGCGCGAGGTCCCGCTGATGGAACTGGAGCGGCCGGGCAGCCCGGGCATCCGGCACTTCCGGGACAGCGGCGGTCCGGGACTGCTCGTCCCCGAGGCCCACCAGGGCCGGGGCGCCACCGCGCTCGACGCCCTGCGCGTGCAGCGGGCCATCGGCAGCCGTTCGCCGTCCCTGGCCGTGGCCACCACCATGCACCACTTCTCCATGGCCACCCTGGTCGGGCTCGGCGGCCTCGGCGACGGCTTGGAGTGGATGCTGATCGAGGGCGTGGCCTCGTCCAACCGCGTGCTCGCCTCCGGATTCGCCGAGGGCCGCAGCGGCGCGGGCACCCTCGACCCGTCGATGACCGCCACGGTGACCGCGGACGGCATCCGGATCAACGGCGTCAAACGGCCGTGCAGCCTGGCCCACTCCATGGACGTGCTCACCGCCAGCGTGATGATCCCGCGCGAGGACGGGCAGGGGGACGAACTCGCCGTGGCCCTCGTGCCCGCGGAGAGCGAGGGGCTGAGCGTCAGCGGCTTCTGGTCCAGCGCCTTCCTCGCCGGGGCCGAGAGCGAGCAGGTCACACTCACCGATGTCCTCGTACCGCCGGAACTCCTGCTGCGCACCGCGACGACCTCCGGGGAACAGCTCGACGAACTTCAGACGGCCGGTCTGATCTGGTTCGAGACGCTGATGACGGGCAGCTACCTCGGCGCCGCGAGCGCACTGGTGGAGCGGGTGCTGCTGAACGACCGCATCCCCGAGTACGAGCGCGTACGCCTCTTCGTCGAGACCGAGGCCGCCATGGCCACCGCCGAGTGCGTCGCCCGGCGCATCGACGCCGGTGACCTCGACGAGTCGGCGCTCGCCCAGGCGTTGTACGTGCGCTACGGCGTCCAGGACGCCATCGCCCGAGTCGTCCCGCGCGCGGTCGAACTCCTCGGCGGCCTCAACTTCATGACGTCCGACGAGGTGGGCCACCTGGCCGCCTGCGCCAACGGACTCTCCCTGCACCCGCCGGCGCGCTCCCGGATGACCGCCCAGTTCTCCGCGTACCTGGCGGACCGGCCACTCGCCATCGCCTGA
- a CDS encoding SDR family oxidoreductase — translation MPSDNQRLALLPVGRTGRLDRPSLLLTGGSGVLGRALIDELSPDFDLLCLRRDTPLRDPRVRELQGDLVAPRLGLSPRAWHELALEVDVVLHCAAETDWRTPPQDITRTNLRGADTVLDLAARADAPLYLVSTAFVANTPTEEDRRHFPGAAAYLDSMARAEQMTREAGVPGAIVRPSVVMGDSGSGRIAGRQGLTRMIGSMVLGQAPVLPGAPATRIDMVPRDYVSRAIGDLVRGGVADGEYWLTAGQEAMGLREFADVCADVAVRHGLPRPQRPRFIPADAVHRLLLPMLAGTSLPASLRRRLEYYAELLLVFQRELPFGTSLGEPDCGTRPTRTDLRAALVRNAESWAGDRAGLLSPNRSAATAPMEVAS, via the coding sequence ATGCCGTCAGACAACCAGCGTCTCGCCCTCCTGCCCGTCGGCCGTACCGGACGGCTCGACCGCCCCTCCCTGCTGCTCACCGGCGGTTCCGGAGTGCTCGGACGTGCCCTGATCGACGAGCTGTCACCCGACTTCGACCTGCTGTGCCTGCGCCGCGACACACCGTTGCGCGATCCGCGGGTGCGTGAGCTCCAGGGCGACCTGGTCGCTCCCCGGCTCGGCCTGAGCCCACGGGCCTGGCACGAACTGGCCCTCGAGGTGGACGTGGTGCTGCACTGCGCCGCCGAGACCGACTGGCGGACCCCGCCACAGGACATCACCCGCACCAATCTGCGCGGTGCCGACACCGTGCTCGACCTGGCGGCCCGGGCCGACGCCCCGTTGTACCTGGTGAGTACCGCGTTCGTGGCCAACACCCCCACCGAGGAGGACCGTCGGCACTTCCCGGGTGCGGCCGCCTACCTCGACTCCATGGCCAGGGCCGAACAGATGACACGCGAGGCGGGCGTGCCCGGCGCCATCGTCCGGCCCTCGGTCGTCATGGGTGACTCCGGCAGCGGGCGGATCGCCGGTCGGCAGGGGCTGACCAGGATGATCGGCTCGATGGTCCTGGGGCAGGCCCCGGTGCTGCCCGGAGCCCCAGCGACCCGGATCGACATGGTGCCCCGGGACTACGTCTCGCGGGCCATCGGCGACCTGGTCCGGGGCGGTGTGGCCGACGGAGAGTACTGGCTGACGGCCGGCCAGGAGGCCATGGGTCTGCGGGAGTTCGCCGACGTCTGCGCGGACGTCGCCGTACGCCACGGCCTGCCCCGGCCCCAGCGGCCCCGGTTCATCCCCGCCGATGCCGTGCACCGGCTGCTCCTTCCCATGCTGGCGGGCACCTCGCTGCCCGCGTCCCTGAGGCGGCGGCTGGAGTACTACGCGGAATTGCTGCTGGTGTTCCAGCGGGAGCTGCCGTTCGGCACCTCCCTCGGCGAACCCGACTGCGGCACCCGCCCGACCCGGACCGACCTCCGGGCCGCGCTCGTGCGCAACGCGGAGAGCTGGGCCGGGGACAGGGCCGGCCTGCTCAGCCCGAACCGATCCGCCGCGACCGCCCCCATGGAGGTGGCGTCATGA
- a CDS encoding aspartate aminotransferase family protein, with product MTVSPPSTASTASTGPSAGLAAPPSEPSAPSSEPSAPSSEPSAPSCEPSAPRAGTAAPTGRPDIVDLYLKHIGSGRAVMGRVMGGMAEVRSEGVWIHADDGRRFLDFGGYGVFIMGHRHPAVVEAVHRQIDTHPLASRVLLEPVAARAAQALAAHTPPGLDYVHFVNSGAEATEAALKLARAHGLTSVITTRSGFHGKTLGALSVTANTTYQTPFQPLLPDVTQVAYDDPADLEQALAAHRDRACVIVEPVQGEGGVRIPRPGYLGQVRALCRTYGALLVVDEIQTGMGRLGTWWGVDAEDVRPDVLLVGKGLSGGVVPVAAMVATAEAYAPFSRDPYLHTSTFGASPIACAAALATVRAMEEEDTVARAAALGPRILTAVRDVCAPYQGGLVREVRGRGLLIGIEFAEEQAVGELMLELISRGVLVNNSLNSTRVLRLTPPAVVEDSALDLFLTTLGAALRGTADRMTG from the coding sequence ATGACCGTGTCACCCCCGTCCACCGCGTCCACCGCGTCCACCGGGCCGTCCGCCGGGTTGGCCGCCCCGCCCTCCGAGCCTTCCGCCCCGTCCTCCGAGCCTTCCGCCCCGTCCTCCGAGCCTTCCGCCCCGTCCTGCGAGCCCTCCGCCCCGCGTGCCGGAACCGCCGCGCCGACCGGCCGGCCCGACATCGTGGACCTCTACCTGAAGCACATCGGCTCCGGCCGCGCCGTGATGGGCCGTGTCATGGGCGGCATGGCCGAGGTCCGCTCCGAGGGGGTCTGGATCCACGCCGACGACGGCCGCCGCTTCCTGGACTTCGGCGGCTACGGCGTCTTCATCATGGGCCACCGCCACCCGGCCGTCGTCGAAGCGGTGCACCGGCAGATCGACACCCACCCGCTGGCCAGCCGCGTCCTCCTCGAACCCGTCGCCGCCCGGGCCGCCCAGGCCCTGGCCGCCCACACCCCACCCGGCCTCGACTACGTCCACTTCGTCAACTCCGGCGCCGAGGCCACCGAGGCGGCCCTGAAACTGGCCCGCGCCCACGGACTCACCTCGGTGATCACCACCCGCAGCGGCTTCCACGGCAAGACCCTCGGCGCGCTGAGCGTCACCGCCAACACCACGTACCAGACGCCCTTCCAGCCCCTGCTCCCGGACGTCACCCAGGTGGCCTACGACGACCCGGCCGACCTCGAACAGGCGCTGGCCGCCCACCGCGACCGGGCCTGCGTCATCGTCGAACCCGTCCAGGGCGAGGGCGGCGTACGCATCCCCCGCCCCGGCTACCTCGGCCAGGTGCGGGCGCTGTGCCGGACGTACGGCGCCCTGCTGGTCGTCGACGAGATCCAGACCGGCATGGGACGGCTGGGCACCTGGTGGGGCGTCGACGCCGAGGACGTGCGTCCGGACGTACTGCTCGTCGGCAAGGGACTCAGCGGCGGTGTCGTACCGGTCGCCGCGATGGTCGCCACCGCGGAGGCCTACGCCCCCTTCAGCCGCGACCCCTACCTGCACACCTCCACCTTCGGCGCCTCGCCGATCGCCTGCGCCGCCGCCCTCGCCACCGTACGGGCCATGGAGGAGGAGGACACCGTGGCGCGGGCCGCCGCGCTCGGCCCGCGCATCCTCACCGCCGTACGGGACGTGTGCGCGCCGTACCAGGGCGGGCTGGTCCGCGAAGTGCGCGGCCGGGGTCTGCTGATCGGCATCGAGTTCGCCGAAGAACAGGCGGTCGGCGAACTCATGCTGGAACTCATCTCCCGCGGTGTGCTCGTCAACAACTCCCTCAACTCCACCCGGGTGCTGCGGCTGACCCCGCCGGCCGTGGTCGAGGACTCCGCGCTCGACCTGTTCCTCACCACCCTCGGCGCGGCCCTGCGCGGCACGGCCGACCGCATGACCGGCTGA
- a CDS encoding aromatase/cyclase, whose amino-acid sequence MRHMVLHALADGLAPADVYARISDFRRYPEYSDTFREVRVEPPLPDGTTVSDWTVEFRGGLMRWRERDTYSPETYSIAFEQVSGDFQTFEGSWRCEARDGGTLVVYTAAFDLGIPSMAEILDPVAESTVRTNIARVLRGLAGAEVIDERAAAAGG is encoded by the coding sequence ATGCGTCACATGGTCCTGCACGCCCTCGCCGACGGACTGGCACCCGCAGACGTCTACGCCCGCATCAGCGACTTCCGCCGCTACCCCGAGTACAGCGACACCTTCCGCGAGGTGCGCGTCGAGCCTCCGCTGCCCGACGGCACCACGGTCTCGGACTGGACCGTCGAGTTCCGGGGCGGCCTGATGCGGTGGCGGGAACGCGACACCTACTCGCCCGAGACGTACTCCATCGCCTTCGAACAGGTCAGCGGCGACTTCCAGACCTTCGAGGGGAGCTGGCGCTGCGAAGCGAGGGACGGCGGCACGCTCGTCGTCTACACCGCGGCCTTCGACCTCGGCATCCCCTCCATGGCCGAGATCCTCGACCCGGTGGCCGAGTCGACCGTGCGCACCAACATCGCCCGCGTGCTGCGGGGCCTTGCGGGCGCGGAGGTGATCGATGAGCGCGCGGCTGCGGCTGGTGGCTGA
- a CDS encoding flavin reductase family protein, translated as MSARLRLVADRAAVAGAPPPVADPPHEEPLHEEPGPGAARCLGLYAKLTAGVTVVTARGADGPLGMTVSAVTSLSARPPLLLACLRDGSRTLAAVRGRRVFAVHLLREEQQELAGRFASPTTTAAERFAGTDTRQVLGVPVLAGALAWSVCLTEDVRRYGDHHLVVGRVAAVHVGGGRPLLWHDRRFGALTEPVPDAAG; from the coding sequence ATGAGCGCGCGGCTGCGGCTGGTGGCTGACCGGGCGGCCGTCGCGGGCGCCCCGCCCCCGGTCGCCGATCCGCCGCACGAGGAGCCGCTGCACGAGGAACCGGGCCCGGGCGCGGCCCGCTGCCTCGGCCTGTACGCCAAGCTGACCGCCGGGGTGACCGTCGTGACCGCCCGCGGCGCGGACGGCCCGCTCGGTATGACGGTGTCCGCCGTCACCTCGCTCTCCGCCCGCCCGCCGCTGCTCCTTGCCTGTCTGCGCGACGGCTCCCGCACCCTCGCCGCCGTCCGCGGCCGGCGGGTCTTCGCCGTGCACCTGCTGCGCGAGGAACAGCAGGAGCTCGCAGGCCGGTTCGCGTCCCCCACCACGACCGCGGCGGAGCGGTTCGCCGGGACCGACACCCGGCAGGTGCTGGGCGTCCCCGTGCTGGCCGGCGCGCTCGCCTGGTCGGTGTGCCTGACCGAGGACGTGCGCCGCTACGGCGACCACCACCTCGTCGTCGGCCGGGTCGCCGCCGTGCACGTGGGCGGCGGACGCCCGCTGCTGTGGCACGACCGCCGGTTCGGTGCGCTGACCGAGCCGGTGCCGGACGCCGCCGGATGA
- a CDS encoding NAD(P)/FAD-dependent oxidoreductase, producing the protein MTRPPAGTPYWDAAELPTQPQLHGVVTADVAVVGAGLAGLSCAYHLAERAPGLDIAVVDAEHPAAGASGRGTGLLGPRAGPAVDRAVRRFGPQTARRMHRASERAVRDVLALCARLDVPCGLRTGEQLVATRSSAGLAALARQASACRELGLDVPVLTPAGIRDRVGVPYRAALLHRPAATLDPAALTCALARACADKGVRFYGRSPLLALRPGDLVGPELVLPHGRLYAGQAVLAVNSAAQALDLPVGTVLPLEVYAVATEPLSAPAYEALGGRAGHAVVDAVPMAPYFRLLPDRGLVAGGGTATVPAGVGAPRLQAVRERAWSWLERWLRALHPDLARVRVTHRWSGRIGMTGDDLPVVGPVPGYDDVWYIGGCCGHGLALSVAHGAHVAAALLGEPEPGEPLPWHRSRAPRLPARGPAGPLLRAYVDAMGRIARHTC; encoded by the coding sequence ATGACCAGGCCGCCGGCCGGAACGCCGTACTGGGACGCCGCGGAGCTGCCGACGCAGCCCCAGTTGCACGGCGTGGTCACCGCGGACGTGGCCGTCGTCGGGGCCGGGCTGGCCGGGCTGTCCTGCGCCTACCACCTGGCGGAGCGTGCCCCCGGGCTCGACATCGCGGTGGTGGACGCCGAGCACCCGGCCGCCGGCGCCAGCGGCCGGGGCACCGGTCTGCTGGGCCCCCGGGCCGGCCCCGCGGTCGACCGCGCGGTGCGCCGCTTCGGCCCGCAGACGGCGCGCAGGATGCACCGGGCCAGTGAGCGGGCGGTCCGGGACGTCCTCGCCCTGTGCGCCCGGCTCGACGTGCCCTGCGGGCTGCGGACCGGTGAGCAGCTGGTGGCCACGCGGTCGTCCGCGGGCCTGGCGGCACTCGCCCGCCAGGCCAGCGCCTGCCGCGAACTCGGCCTGGACGTCCCCGTCCTCACCCCGGCCGGCATCCGCGACCGGGTCGGCGTGCCCTACCGGGCGGCACTCCTGCACCGCCCCGCCGCGACCCTCGACCCGGCCGCCCTGACCTGCGCCCTCGCCCGGGCCTGCGCCGACAAAGGCGTGCGGTTCTACGGCCGCAGCCCACTGCTGGCCCTGCGCCCCGGCGATCTGGTGGGCCCCGAGCTGGTCCTCCCGCACGGCAGGCTCTACGCCGGTCAGGCGGTGCTGGCCGTCAACTCGGCCGCGCAGGCACTGGACCTGCCGGTCGGCACCGTCCTGCCGCTCGAGGTGTACGCCGTCGCCACCGAACCGCTGAGCGCCCCGGCCTACGAGGCCCTGGGCGGGCGCGCCGGACACGCCGTCGTCGACGCCGTCCCGATGGCGCCGTACTTCCGGCTGCTCCCGGACCGGGGCCTGGTGGCGGGCGGCGGTACCGCCACGGTCCCGGCGGGTGTCGGCGCTCCCCGTCTCCAGGCCGTCAGGGAGCGTGCCTGGTCCTGGCTGGAGAGGTGGCTGCGGGCCCTGCATCCGGACCTCGCCCGGGTACGGGTCACCCACCGCTGGTCCGGCCGCATCGGCATGACGGGCGACGACCTGCCGGTGGTGGGGCCGGTGCCGGGCTACGACGACGTCTGGTACATCGGCGGCTGCTGCGGGCACGGCCTCGCCCTGTCCGTGGCGCACGGCGCGCACGTGGCCGCGGCCCTGCTGGGTGAGCCGGAACCCGGCGAACCGCTCCCGTGGCACCGTTCCCGGGCCCCGCGCCTGCCCGCACGCGGACCCGCGGGGCCCCTGCTGCGGGCGTACGTCGACGCGATGGGGCGAATCGCGCGGCACACGTGCTGA